In Acidimicrobiia bacterium, a single genomic region encodes these proteins:
- a CDS encoding virulence factor: IPAQVTARSGREKATIELPRRFQAAIDRAAKVAGKEKYDDYIGEWRRETTTCTDDLQASVDAEAARLSDLFPRDRLVELVDNGGINPAKESS; this comes from the coding sequence ATTCCTGCCCAGGTGACCGCCCGATCGGGACGCGAGAAGGCCACGATCGAGCTTCCCCGCCGCTTTCAGGCAGCCATCGATCGAGCCGCCAAGGTGGCCGGCAAAGAGAAGTACGACGACTACATAGGTGAATGGCGCCGGGAAACGACCACCTGCACCGACGATCTCCAGGCATCCGTCGATGCTGAAGCAGCCCGCCTGAGCGACCTCTTTCCCAGGGACCGGTTAGTCGAGTTGGTCGACAACGGCGGGATCAACCCAGCAAAGGAATCCTCGTGA
- a CDS encoding dihydropteroate synthase — MTDTVLASATREVVIGFERPFVIIGERINPTGRKLLATEMKAGDFSRVESDTLAQVEAGAHMLDVNAGIPLADEPAILAATIQLVQSLTDLPLSIDSSIVEALEAGLAVYRGKALVNSVTGEDEQMERVLPLVAKYGAAVVAISNDETGISEDPDVRYEVARKIVNRAADYGIPKEDVVVDPLVMPIGAMRTAGKQVFALLGRLRNELGVNTTCGASNISFGLPEREGVNAAFLAMAAAAGMTSAISNPLHAEVRKAIMASDVLLGKDENAAKWIMAHRNPEDALRRRTEGRRRGREVRSG, encoded by the coding sequence GTGACCGACACCGTTCTTGCCAGTGCCACCAGGGAAGTTGTCATCGGATTCGAGCGACCGTTCGTCATCATCGGCGAACGAATAAACCCGACCGGTCGCAAACTCCTCGCCACCGAAATGAAGGCCGGCGACTTCTCACGGGTTGAATCGGACACGCTCGCCCAGGTGGAAGCCGGGGCGCACATGCTTGACGTCAACGCCGGGATTCCGCTCGCCGACGAGCCAGCCATCCTGGCGGCCACCATCCAACTCGTGCAGTCTCTCACCGACCTTCCGCTGTCCATCGACTCGTCCATCGTCGAAGCCCTCGAAGCTGGCCTGGCGGTGTACCGGGGCAAGGCGCTCGTGAACTCGGTGACCGGCGAAGACGAGCAAATGGAACGAGTCCTTCCGCTGGTAGCCAAGTACGGAGCGGCAGTGGTGGCGATCTCCAACGATGAAACTGGGATATCGGAGGATCCTGACGTCCGCTACGAGGTTGCCAGGAAGATCGTCAACCGGGCGGCCGACTACGGCATCCCGAAAGAAGACGTCGTGGTTGATCCACTCGTCATGCCGATCGGAGCGATGCGAACCGCCGGAAAGCAGGTGTTCGCCCTACTCGGTCGACTCCGTAACGAACTGGGGGTCAACACCACCTGCGGGGCTTCAAATATCAGCTTCGGACTGCCGGAACGAGAAGGTGTGAACGCCGCGTTCCTGGCGATGGCGGCTGCCGCAGGCATGACCTCGGCCATCAGTAACCCGCTCCACGCCGAAGTCAGGAAAGCGATCATGGCCTCCGATGTCCTGCTCGGCAAGGATGAGAACGCCGCCAAGTGGATCATGGCCCATCGAAATCCCGAAGACGCCCTCCGGCGTCGAACCGAAGGCAGGCGCCGCGGTCGCGAGGTGCGATCTGGCTGA